The Chionomys nivalis chromosome 4, mChiNiv1.1, whole genome shotgun sequence genome contains the following window.
ACCACTAGCCAGGGTAGAATAGAAAGGACATCAGGAGCGTCAAGTCCTGTCCAAACTTGACGGCTCCGATGGTGTGTCCACAGCCTGTGCTGTAGCTCATTTCTTAGCAAGGCTAGGCAGTGACGTGCGTGTAGGTGAGCTTGTGCCTTGGGCTTGGCAGGCCTAGGGTGCACTTCTCCTGTAGAGGGTCACCAGCTCCTTCCGTTTCTGCACTAGCCCAGGCGCTTCTTGGTTCAGCTCTCCCAAATCCCTCATTTCCTGCAGGACCTGGGTAGCCTGCCTCAGCTGCTCCACAGCCTGGCTGAGCAATGACTCGGCACACACAGGTTGTGGTTCGCTGCCCAGCACCTGGTTCAGCAACTGCTCTGTCTGTTTCGAGGCCACCTTCACTTCCAGCTGGGCCCGATACAACttttccttgggcagctgtgCATGCCGAGGCCCGTCTCTGAGTAGGTCCCCAAGGGAAGAGGAGCGAGGATGAAACTGGGATGGCAAGTCCCAGGAGGGGTGTGCTGGGGCTGCTCTTGTCTCCTGTGGAGCAGTTCCAGGGGTGCCCATTGCAGACTCAGGACCATCATTCATGCCATTCACAGAGACCTGTGTTGGGCCTGAAGCAGTGGTCTCAGGGGCCTCAGAACTCTGGGATGGACCAGAAGCATCCACCCCACTAATACAGGCCTTCATCTTCTCTGAAAGGATCTTGGGAGGGGGTGCAGGGGGCTTTTTGCTCTCCCTGGGGACAGTCTCTGGAGTCTCTGAGGAGAGCACCTTGGGCAGCTGAGCACTCTCAAGAGCAGAAGACTCCTCTGGACTGGGGTTCTCCCAGCTCACCTTCAGTTTCTCAGACAATGTGCTGTTAGTGAGCCTCTTAAAGTCACTGTCCTCCTCTGCTAGGGTCTCCACATCCTCCGGGCTCTCAGGATTGGCCTCGGGGCCTGCTGAGACAGGAGTTGGGGCTCTCTCTCCTGCAGGAGTCTCCATGCTGTCGTCAGTGCTGGAAGTCTCGGGTACCGGGGAAGGCTTGGCAGGAGGCATGAGAGCCCGGGGTGGCTCCTGGGGCTGAGTTTCATCCACTTCACTGACAGGAGCAAACACTGGTGGTCCACTGTCTGGGACATCGAGGTCCAGGCGCAGAAGCCCGTCAGAAGCCGCACTGGCTACCTGGTGTGAGGGTGGTATCCAGATGTCATCTTGGATGGCCACTGGGTCAGATACAGGCTCCCCCAAACTGCTTACTCCACCTACTTCTGCTTGCCTAGAGAGCTCTATCCAGCCTTTCTGCCCTTGACCTGGCCTGATTCTGGGACCTTCCTCACAGTACAGGGACCTTCCAGGGAGCTTCAGAGGTCACAAAGTTGGGCTGAGCAGGAAGCCTCTTCCAAGGTCCCTCAGATGGTGCACGAGTGGGGAGGGTGGAGTCCAGGCTAGGACTCGCGCTCACCACACTGTATGGCCAACACTTGGGATCACTACTGAGGAAGGGCCCTCCCTAAATTCTCAGAGTCTCTTCTCTAAGGTTGGGTTCAACCTCCTGCACACCCTCTCCTTGGCttgcccttcctttccctctctgcgACTCCTCTCTCAGCTGACAGATAAGAGCAGGCTATCTCACTTCAGAACAAACCTTCCAAGGACCCTGTGTCCTTCCGGCCTGTGGTTCTCCACTTTGGGGGGCCCTGCAGCTGTACCTGGCAGCCCTAAACTGACTCCTTCTCTGTAAAAATATTCTGCACACGTGGCCACTTTCTTTCCCCTCAGTTCTTCCCTTGCTATTGCGGCTGCCAGGTCCTGTGCTGATGTCCCCAAATCCTAAGCCACCCAAGTCCACTTGCTTCTGCTAGCGTTTCCTGACGATCTCTGTACTGGCTACCAGCCCTCTCCTTGTCAAAAGCCTTCTCTCCCGCGGCAGCCATTGCTGATAGCCTTAAGTGTCTTATTTGCTGAGCATTTTTTCCTGGCCTTTAAAGTCTCTCCCCGACAGTTCTACCGGTCTTTTCGAGGCTACTCCTTACCATTCCCCCTTGCCCGAACCTTTTCCCAGATTGCCTGTATCTGAGCCTGTGACATCTCTTGTTTTCCACAGTGTATCACcaatccctttctcttcctcttcaacCCCTGACAGAGCCTGGAATCCTTCTCCCTTCATTTCTCCCTCCTTCGACCCAAATCCACCCTAAGGATCTCAGAGAGATCTCTGGAACATTTCTCCAATCATATCCCCAACTCCTGCATCTAGGCCTCCATAGCTCCTCCCCCTTCATGCCCAGTCTAACCCCCAAACCAACTGAGCCCCACAGCACAGCCTCAATTATTAGGCCGGGTGCCTTAGCTCCTACTAACTCCTCCAACAAGGGTCCCTCTCACTCCCACCCATCAACTAACCTGGTGCCAGCTCCAACTGTAACTCCCCTCCACGGTCCCTCCTGCCCCAGTCTCCTGGAGCTGTCCCTCTACTGAACTAGTCACAGCTAATAGGAACAGGCCTACTCTCCTGCTGGAAGACGACCTCTAAGTCACAGGGACGAGCTTCTCAAGCCTGTTTCCTCTGTCCAAGTTCACTGTGAACCACAACTGGAAAGGGGCCCAAACATCTGTTGTCCTTCCTAAGCACATACCACTTAGCAAGCCCCAACTCCAGGTTAGCCCTGAGTGTCGATTGCCACCCTAAGGACCTGGAATCCCAGGTCCCCTGACCTCCCATTATTCAAGCCAAGTGAAGGCCTTACCTCCTTTAAGTGGATTCTTGTTGGTGGCCGGCGCCGTTGACCCCCACGAACCCGGTTCCGTGTCACATGCTCGAGGGCACAGGTCTGATCTACTTTTACCTGGGAAGGAATTAGAAGCAGCTGAGTCCCTGCCAGGTCTTGGAAAGACAGGAAACACTGCCAAGACTCAGAGTCAGGGTCTGCACTCAGCATCCTCACTGCCCATGTGTGTCTCCCTACTGTGACCTCCACTCCTCTCTGTGTCTACCCTGTCACCGGTGTTCCCTCTGCTGAGTGTGACAATTCTCATTCTCCGCAGCTCTCCTTCAGCTCAGTCTAGCACACATCCCTAAGCAGCCCTGAGACTGCTCAGGGGCTCAGCTGGGACAGGAGGGGAGGCCAGATCAGGACCCTCTGGGACCTAGCATGCATCAAAGTCTTGCCCTGACCTCTCTTACTCTCCTAACCCATGCCCAGGCCAGGAAAGGGCACAGCCTCTATGGCTGGGTCTGGCTGTGTAGAAGGCAGCCTCTCTTCCCTAAGTCAGGAAAGGTGGGCCCATCACATGGGAGGTCTGGACTCCGAATGCCGGAACTGCCTGTTCCTGGGAGGGAGCAAGACTCTTATTCCACTGAGGAACAGAGGGAACCTGCCAAAACTGCCAGAGACCTGTGAGGTCATGGCTTCTGTGGACACTTTACCATCTATGATGTGGCCCACCATCCCTTCTCCCatatggagacatttttttcCATACAGTGAAAGGCTGAGTGTAATATAGTGACATGGGTGAACACACAGGACTCACAGGCTGGGACAGGGCAAGGAGGCGTCTCTCAAATCTCATCTTCTGCTATccaaatttgtttgtttgcttttttgttttttgagacagtttctctgtgtagcttttgagcctgtcttggaacttgctctgaagaccaggctggccttgaactcacagagatctgccaccaccacctaacaCAAGCCTAACTTTTTAAACCACCATTACCCTATGGTAATGCACAGCCCAGGGGCGTCAGGAATGAAGGTCATTGCAGACAAACAGGGAAACCCTGCCCAGCTCAGGTCCATGGGCCAACTGAAGAAGGAGCTCgctggctaggcagtggtggcacactcctttaatcccagcactcaggaggcagaggcaggcagatctctgagttcaaggccagcctggtctataaagcgagtttcaagacagtccaggctacaccgagaaacctgtctcaaaacaaacaaacaaacaaacaaacaaacaaaaccaacaaaaagaaaaagaaaaaaaaaggtgttcaTGGGCTCTAAGCTCACCCCAGCCCTCAGGCTCGGAGCTGCCACTGGACTGGAAGGACATACAGACTGTGCAGACAGTTAAATCCCACCCACTACCTACATTCCCTTTCTTGGGTGATGGAGCCCAAGACCCTGTGCAGATGCTCTACCACAATTATGCTCGCAGTCCGCGTGCTTTTCAGTTTGAAATGAACCATTaagggctgggaatgtggctcagctggtagagcgcTAGTCTAGCATACAGGAAGTCCTGGCTTAATCTCCAGCACCTCAGAAAACCAGGCTGGGTGGagaaccacaagttcaaggtcatccttagctacacagtcAGTTCACAAgctgacactctgtctcaaagaaacaaacaaacaaatcccccATTTACTCATGCCTTAGTTTCCTTGGTAGAGACTGGACACTACCACTCACGCTGAAGGGCTTTGGGGAGAGTAAATGAAGTAGGCCCCAGTGTTTGCAGCGATGATGGAGCTGAGGGGCAGTGTGGAATGGGGGGTTGGGGACAGGCTTCTCCTAAATTGATGGGTCAGAGAACAAAGAACCATCCAGAGGACCGCACCCCATACCTCATCAAAAGCCTTGTTCTTGCCCCGGTTGATCCCTTCGTTGAGGGCTTTGATCCAGGattccttctcttctccactggggGCCTGGAATTTGATGTCACTGACCTGTGATAGACAGGTGGGGAGGATGGCAGATATTTTTAGGGCTCACATTTGGGGTCTTTAGGAAGCCATTCCAAAGGGAAGCCTGAATGACCCACAGCGGTTCTGACATCGGGCtttaagtggggaggggaggcatCAAGAGAGAGGCCCACTCCAGCCAGCAGCTTTCAGAGGCGCGGAGGCAACCAGCCTCATCCTACAGAAAGGATTCTGATACCGTCCTGCTTCATAAGGCTCTGTCTCGGGATAAGACGCATAAATAAAATCATGCTAAGTGAAGAACAAGTCCGAGACTGCCTGCCTCCCCCTATGAGGTACctagaaaaaaaaccaaagacagaAAGTAGACCGGTGACCGTGAGGGACTGGAGAAGAGAGAGTGTGAGCCAGTATTTAATGGATTTGGTTGCAGTTTTGTGAGTTTTAAAAGTGTTCTGAAGAAGGATGGCGGTGATGGCACCACCTGAAGAGTGAGGCCAATGCCTCTGAAAGTTCACTTAAAATAGTTAAGGAAACTTTGGTCAGGAATGAAGgtgcactcaagaggtagagacaggcgggtctctatgagtctgaagccactctggtctatagagttccaggccagccaggggcaggggctacgtagtgagaccatgtcttttttttttttttttaaaaaagattttatttatttatttgtttgtttgtttattatgtatacagtgttctgccagcatgttttcaagccagaagagggtaccagatctcagtacagatggttgtaagccatcatgtggttgctgggaattgaactcaggacctttggaagagcagccagtgctcttaacctctgagccatctctccagccctgtgtgttTGATCTTATACAGGCTGCGGGGACTCTAGCGGAACCTGGAGCCCCCCGTGCGGCTGAGCTGGCCATCCAGCTTACTTTAGGGATTCCGTGTCTCTGCCTGTCAtgcactggggtcacaggcaggGCACCATACCCACATGGGTTTTACAGGTGTATTCAGGTGAGCACAGTCAGCCctttaccactgagtcacctcccctgcgacaaaattgttttaaaaagatgtatctAGGGCTGGGGATGCCGCTTAGTTATTGGTTGAAGCCCTggcttcagtccccagcaccacacgaACCAGGTGTGGCtgtgcatgcctgcagtcccagccattgggagacagaggcacaggcaggagagtcagaaatccaaggccagcttgaatacctgagactgtctcaaaagaaagttCCGAAGGAACCAGATCTGGAGCTGACCAGAAGGCGTGTGAATAGCACCCCAGCCTTCGCCTGGGCCGTCTTACTTTCTCATTCATGAAATGGGATAACTCAGTTTACTACAAAGCAATGCTGAAAGAATTAAACATCAGAACTAAAGCCCGGCACACAGTAGGTGAATGAGACAGCCCATGAATGAGCCGGCCTAGGTTCCTCCCCTCACCCTGTTTCTGGGCGGCTGCCTACTCTCTGACCTCAAGACGCCCTAGTTCTCTGTTGGTGTGGCCAGTTTGCCCATTCCCCGCCCTGGTATTAGATAGTGCCTCCTGCCACTCTGCCAGTCAGTTATGTAACACCACAGTACAGTGCACTTGGCCTGGCCCCTCAGCATCCTCATTATATAactttctcctggcagcaccacctcctcctcctcctccaggaccCTAGGTCCCCCCTCCATGCCGGCCACAGCCAAATGCTCATTTGCATGACCGGGCTAAATTAGATCCTGGCAGCAGATCTGCAGTTAAGTCAGAAAACCCTAGGGCACCTTGGCAGCTTCCTTTCAGCCCAGCCTTCAGGGCTGCAGGGTCTCAGGCAGAGGCCACAGGGCATACCGGGACTACGAAGGCCACCCAATCCTGTGAGGTGCCAGGGGTCTAGGCAGCCCTTCTGACCCCTGCTGCCATACCTGTTAGGGGTTCAGGGTTTATAGGGCCCCTCCCTGGTACAGACTGCATCCCAGAGTGGAGCAGGGAACAGTCAGGCGCTGAGTTCTCTCTTCGTAACTCTGGTCTCAAAGGGCTGAGAACAAAACTCCTGGGCTCAGTTGCCCCTTCTCCACTGGCCCAGTCCGCCAGCCACAGGCTGCAGGGAGGGTACTGGTTCCCTCGGAGAGATATGGCCTCAGGAAAAACCTACTGTGCTGGCCAATGGACTCACAGAGACGAAAGAACACCATGTCTGGGATCCAGTTCTACCGTAAAGTACGGTGTGATCCCATCTCAGTGAGCTCTGCATACCACAGGGATGACTGCCACAGGGACAACCGGAATGGACACCAAGCAGCTATGCCTGGTGGGCTCAGGCTACAGCTCCATGCCACAAGCCCCCTGAAGAAGCTCTAACAACACAGGCTCTAGCAGGAGAAACCATGCTAATAAGAATGGCTGCAGAACAGGCAGCCAAGGcctgggaaagggggaagggcagAATGGCAGAtaggaaaaggggggaggggaagaggaggccGGAAAGAGGAAAGGGCCAAGCTGTCCGAGATCAGCAGGGCAGCAAGGCCCAGCAGTGGCCACCCTGCTTCCTGGCAGCCGCTGTCTGTGACCTCATGGACAGGGGCGTGGGGATGAAGCAGCAGGGGGAGTGGGGCACACAAGACAGTGGagtctttgtttatttgattagaaaggaaaaaaaggcagcCTCAGGACCAGACAGCCAGGGTCACGTGACCTCCTGGCCAGCTAGAGGCCACAAGGAAGTTGGGGAACACCCAGGGCGATGGGAAAAGCAGGCAAAGGAGGAGGATGTGCAAGGCCTCTGGGGAGCCCCACTCTAGTGCAGAATGATGAGGGTCAAGGGCCTTGAGCAGGAGTCTGGTTGTATCTTCGTCTCCACAGCTAGCACCGCTGGTCCAGCCCATCTCTCAAACTgtcctgttcccatcccccagaACCAGCCTCAACTCTTGGAAGGGTCATGGGTGGAGGAAGGCTGTTACCACAGAAGCTGAGAAGCTGTAAGGACGGGCTCCTCTGAAGGAGTCCTACTGCTGGGTGACCCACCTAGCGCACAGCACTGGCTGAGTCCCAGAGCTGGCAAAGTAGGTGACAAGGGCAAAGGACAGAGACAAAAGACTCCTGTCACTCCACATCCGCAGAAGACACGCACACAGTGGTCCTGACATGGCTAAGTGGTATCCGCGCATAAGGAAGTGCACATGCATGGGCAGACAAAGGTGCCGACCTGTGTGTACTTTGCACCTCTCGAACACAGCGCATACTCTGCTCAGAGGGGCAGCAGGACTCCAGGACAACAAAGGGCTTATAGGGCCTGAAAGACCATTCTCTCGTTCTCAAAGTACCCTAAACAACAGATATCAAATGAACCTTGACCTTCAGGACACCATAAACCTGACCCCGTCCTGGTGATACATTCTTGGGCGGAACAGACTAATGAGGAACATGCACTGTGATCTCTTCCAGCATCCAGGACCGCAGGGACCACAGAAATGTAAGTCTCAGCCCACCTAACGGAACCTGCAGGCTGCCTTCTTCCCCACGCTAATCCGCTAATCTTCCCAGGCAGATCCTGGCCTGCAGGGAGGCAGCCTTCAGGGTTAACCCTACCTTGTTCCCCGGGGATCGCAGCAGGATAAAGCGGTGCTTCCGCTTGAGGACAGCACGAAGGTCCTGGCACTTCTCATAGCTTCCGAGTTCCACCGTCTCGACACACTTCTGCTCGtcctggagagggagagaggccaAAGAAGTGAGATGAGAGCCAGATCCTCTGAGAACCTCAGTCACTGAATATACATTCCAGACTCTGATCCTACTGGGCAAGAACACCGCATCACCAAGATGTGGTATTCAAACCCTGGCAAGGAAATAGTGCCAGCGTGTGCCGGCGGCACGTGTCCACAATGTTCACCATGCAGATTAAGAAGTGGAAtacagccaagtggtggtggtgcatgtctttaatcccagctctcaggagacagaggcagtcggatctctgtgaatttgaggccagcctgagttccaggacaaccaggactgtttcatagagaaaccttgtctcgaaaaaacaaaacacacacacacaaagcacacacacacaaagaagtggGATACACAGTAAGGGGTGGGTTTGTGCCTAAAGATTGGGTCTAGTGGTCCTAAGACGAGAGGCAAAAATAGGAGAAGCTAGGGAGGTTTAGAAAAGGATGCCTGGGGGTCTGTACAGGCACAGTGGCCAGACAGAGATCTGTGAAAGAGAGCCTAGAAGAATCCAGGATGACATGAAACACGGCGAGAACTTCCCATGAAGAGCGTGAACCAGACACACGTGGGCTCACACGCCCTGACTTCAGCCCAGTGATCCTGAGCCAACCGGCTCCCTCACTTAACATCTCCCCATTCTGATTACTAGCTAGGCAGAGGAGCCTCTCACCCCAGGCTGAAGGCCGCACACAACAGAGATGGCAGGAGCGTTAAGAACACCCCCCCTCCACCAGCCTGTCACTCCGGCCTCATCACTATGTAGGCCAGTGGCCAAAGGTGCCTGGTCTCCGCCACTGGCTAGTTGTCCTGTGACTGACTCATCCAAGACCGAAACATTCCATCCTTCGGGGGAGCTCCTCAAGCAGGGAggcaaacagcaacaacaacaacaaaaaggcttCAAGATCTCCCTGAAGATGACTGGGTTCAGAAAGCCCCTTCCCTACCATGGTAAGCAGAGCCCAGCTGCAAAGACCTAGACAAACTGAGGTGCAAAGAAAAGCTACCTGGGAGAGGTTTGGGCCAACCGAGGCACCCAAGGAGGACACTCTCCAACCCGCTATGCTGCTCCTGtgcagtgagctccaagttcccagcttttgtgagcagTTGCCTATGCTGG
Protein-coding sequences here:
- the Plekho2 gene encoding pleckstrin homology domain-containing family O member 2, translating into MEEESMKEGSEKPRGARTADKAGWIKKSSGGLLGLWKDRYLLLCQAQLLVYENEDEQKCVETVELGSYEKCQDLRAVLKRKHRFILLRSPGNKVSDIKFQAPSGEEKESWIKALNEGINRGKNKAFDEVKVDQTCALEHVTRNRVRGGQRRRPPTRIHLKEVASAASDGLLRLDLDVPDSGPPVFAPVSEVDETQPQEPPRALMPPAKPSPVPETSSTDDSMETPAGERAPTPVSAGPEANPESPEDVETLAEEDSDFKRLTNSTLSEKLKVSWENPSPEESSALESAQLPKVLSSETPETVPRESKKPPAPPPKILSEKMKACISGVDASGPSQSSEAPETTASGPTQVSVNGMNDGPESAMGTPGTAPQETRAAPAHPSWDLPSQFHPRSSSLGDLLRDGPRHAQLPKEKLYRAQLEVKVASKQTEQLLNQVLGSEPQPVCAESLLSQAVEQLRQATQVLQEMRDLGELNQEAPGLVQKRKELVTLYRRSAP